In Lytechinus variegatus isolate NC3 chromosome 18, Lvar_3.0, whole genome shotgun sequence, a single genomic region encodes these proteins:
- the LOC121431726 gene encoding delta(7)-sterol 5(6)-desaturase erg32-like isoform X4: MCVQDNSPETSVMAILSNIASLLVKVRTVVIVGLGALLTAVLATGLRGDWLLIYVQVKGLWQGDTTWRPISTQHTSFDVDNSADHDFGSHRKYLKGLGYYLLQSFTGAFLIFYGVGGYLKWYYYIQRRERAADWKCQPDRFLKPEDDRLEFWLGSLNMAIGSLLSGFLVTYIMNGGETKLYYSIKDYGWVYFMASIPITYLYNEASFYYSHRLMHFPVFYRRYHKLHHRFKAPTPWSAAAMHPYEFIIFQFFLEIPIVLVPLHAGVFLFWLIYGYYYGILSHSGIDLHSMLPWQPSTMFHDDHHKYFHCNFGVNTMLFDKLHGTIRKDDRFYSETTFGGKGAPIKRTPDTGIKDLNNDK, from the exons ATGTGTGTGCAAGATAACAGCCCCGAGACAAG TGTTATGGCTATTCTCTCCAACATTGCCTCCCTACTGGTCAAAGTCAGAACAGTTGTTATCGTGGGACTTGGTGCTCTGTTAACAGCAGTACTTGCTACTGGATTACGAG GGGACTGGTTACTTATTTACGTCCAAGTGAAGGGACTTTGGCAGGGGGATACGACATGGAGACCAATCTCCACTCAACACACGTCCTTCGACGTCGACAACTCAGCCGATCATGATTTCGGAAGCCATCGGAAATACCTAAAG GGCTTAGGATATTACCTTCTTCAATCTTTTACTGGGGCTTTCCTCATCTTTTATGGAGTTGGTGGATACTTGAAATGGTACTACTACATACAACgccgtgagagggcagcagactggaaATGCCAACCGGATCGGTTTTTAAAACCGGAAGATGACCGGTTGGAATTTTGGTTGGGATCTCTGAACATGGCGATTGGGTCTCTTTTATCGG GATTCCTAGTGACGTACATTATGAACGGAGGGGAAACAAAACTCTATTACAGCATCAAAGACTACGGATGGGTCTACTTCATGGCCTCCATCCCAATCACCTACCTCTACAACGAAGCATCTTTTTACTATTCTCATCGTTTGATGCATTTCCCGGTCTTTTACCGTCGGTATCACAAGCTTCATCATCGTTTCAAAGCCCCAACTCCCTGGTCAGCCGCTGCCATGCATCCATATGAATTCATTATCTTCCAATTTTTCCTCGAGATACCGATCGTACTGGTCCCGTTACACGCAG GAGTTTTTCTGTTCTGGTTGATCTACGGATATTACTACGGCATCCTTTCACACTCAGGGATTGATCTGCATTCAATGCTACCATGGCAACCAAGCACTATGTTCCACGACGATCACCATAA GTACTTCCATTGTAATTTTGGCGTGAATACGATGCTCTTCGATAAGCTTCATGGGACGATCAGGAAAGACGACAGATTTTACTCAGAAACGACCTTCGGAGGGAAGGGCGCCCCCATCAAACGAACTCCAGATACAGGAATCAAGGATTTAAATAATGACAAGTAG
- the LOC121431726 gene encoding delta(7)-sterol 5(6)-desaturase erg32-like isoform X2, whose amino-acid sequence MCVQDNSPETRLVFVYRWAWCSKEPAVDFYTVMAILSNIASLLVKVRTVVIVGLGALLTAVLATGLRGDWLLIYVQVKGLWQGDTTWRPISTQHTSFDVDNSADHDFGSHRKYLKGLGYYLLQSFTGAFLIFYGVGGYLKWYYYIQRRERAADWKCQPDRFLKPEDDRLEFWLGSLNMAIGSLLSGFLVTYIMNGGETKLYYSIKDYGWVYFMASIPITYLYNEASFYYSHRLMHFPVFYRRYHKLHHRFKAPTPWSAAAMHPYEFIIFQFFLEIPIVLVPLHAGVFLFWLIYGYYYGILSHSGIDLHSMLPWQPSTMFHDDHHKYFHCNFGVNTMLFDKLHGTIRKDDRFYSETTFGGKGAPIKRTPDTGIKDLNNDK is encoded by the exons ATGTGTGTGCAAGATAACAGCCCCGAGACAAGGTTAGTGTTTGTCTATAGGTGGGCTTGGTGTTCCAAAGAGCCTGCAGTGGATTTTTATAC TGTTATGGCTATTCTCTCCAACATTGCCTCCCTACTGGTCAAAGTCAGAACAGTTGTTATCGTGGGACTTGGTGCTCTGTTAACAGCAGTACTTGCTACTGGATTACGAG GGGACTGGTTACTTATTTACGTCCAAGTGAAGGGACTTTGGCAGGGGGATACGACATGGAGACCAATCTCCACTCAACACACGTCCTTCGACGTCGACAACTCAGCCGATCATGATTTCGGAAGCCATCGGAAATACCTAAAG GGCTTAGGATATTACCTTCTTCAATCTTTTACTGGGGCTTTCCTCATCTTTTATGGAGTTGGTGGATACTTGAAATGGTACTACTACATACAACgccgtgagagggcagcagactggaaATGCCAACCGGATCGGTTTTTAAAACCGGAAGATGACCGGTTGGAATTTTGGTTGGGATCTCTGAACATGGCGATTGGGTCTCTTTTATCGG GATTCCTAGTGACGTACATTATGAACGGAGGGGAAACAAAACTCTATTACAGCATCAAAGACTACGGATGGGTCTACTTCATGGCCTCCATCCCAATCACCTACCTCTACAACGAAGCATCTTTTTACTATTCTCATCGTTTGATGCATTTCCCGGTCTTTTACCGTCGGTATCACAAGCTTCATCATCGTTTCAAAGCCCCAACTCCCTGGTCAGCCGCTGCCATGCATCCATATGAATTCATTATCTTCCAATTTTTCCTCGAGATACCGATCGTACTGGTCCCGTTACACGCAG GAGTTTTTCTGTTCTGGTTGATCTACGGATATTACTACGGCATCCTTTCACACTCAGGGATTGATCTGCATTCAATGCTACCATGGCAACCAAGCACTATGTTCCACGACGATCACCATAA GTACTTCCATTGTAATTTTGGCGTGAATACGATGCTCTTCGATAAGCTTCATGGGACGATCAGGAAAGACGACAGATTTTACTCAGAAACGACCTTCGGAGGGAAGGGCGCCCCCATCAAACGAACTCCAGATACAGGAATCAAGGATTTAAATAATGACAAGTAG
- the LOC121431726 gene encoding delta(7)-sterol 5(6)-desaturase erg32-like isoform X1, whose amino-acid sequence MCVQDNSPETRLVFVYRWAWCSKEPAVDFYTSVMAILSNIASLLVKVRTVVIVGLGALLTAVLATGLRGDWLLIYVQVKGLWQGDTTWRPISTQHTSFDVDNSADHDFGSHRKYLKGLGYYLLQSFTGAFLIFYGVGGYLKWYYYIQRRERAADWKCQPDRFLKPEDDRLEFWLGSLNMAIGSLLSGFLVTYIMNGGETKLYYSIKDYGWVYFMASIPITYLYNEASFYYSHRLMHFPVFYRRYHKLHHRFKAPTPWSAAAMHPYEFIIFQFFLEIPIVLVPLHAGVFLFWLIYGYYYGILSHSGIDLHSMLPWQPSTMFHDDHHKYFHCNFGVNTMLFDKLHGTIRKDDRFYSETTFGGKGAPIKRTPDTGIKDLNNDK is encoded by the exons ATGTGTGTGCAAGATAACAGCCCCGAGACAAGGTTAGTGTTTGTCTATAGGTGGGCTTGGTGTTCCAAAGAGCCTGCAGTGGATTTTTATAC AAGTGTTATGGCTATTCTCTCCAACATTGCCTCCCTACTGGTCAAAGTCAGAACAGTTGTTATCGTGGGACTTGGTGCTCTGTTAACAGCAGTACTTGCTACTGGATTACGAG GGGACTGGTTACTTATTTACGTCCAAGTGAAGGGACTTTGGCAGGGGGATACGACATGGAGACCAATCTCCACTCAACACACGTCCTTCGACGTCGACAACTCAGCCGATCATGATTTCGGAAGCCATCGGAAATACCTAAAG GGCTTAGGATATTACCTTCTTCAATCTTTTACTGGGGCTTTCCTCATCTTTTATGGAGTTGGTGGATACTTGAAATGGTACTACTACATACAACgccgtgagagggcagcagactggaaATGCCAACCGGATCGGTTTTTAAAACCGGAAGATGACCGGTTGGAATTTTGGTTGGGATCTCTGAACATGGCGATTGGGTCTCTTTTATCGG GATTCCTAGTGACGTACATTATGAACGGAGGGGAAACAAAACTCTATTACAGCATCAAAGACTACGGATGGGTCTACTTCATGGCCTCCATCCCAATCACCTACCTCTACAACGAAGCATCTTTTTACTATTCTCATCGTTTGATGCATTTCCCGGTCTTTTACCGTCGGTATCACAAGCTTCATCATCGTTTCAAAGCCCCAACTCCCTGGTCAGCCGCTGCCATGCATCCATATGAATTCATTATCTTCCAATTTTTCCTCGAGATACCGATCGTACTGGTCCCGTTACACGCAG GAGTTTTTCTGTTCTGGTTGATCTACGGATATTACTACGGCATCCTTTCACACTCAGGGATTGATCTGCATTCAATGCTACCATGGCAACCAAGCACTATGTTCCACGACGATCACCATAA GTACTTCCATTGTAATTTTGGCGTGAATACGATGCTCTTCGATAAGCTTCATGGGACGATCAGGAAAGACGACAGATTTTACTCAGAAACGACCTTCGGAGGGAAGGGCGCCCCCATCAAACGAACTCCAGATACAGGAATCAAGGATTTAAATAATGACAAGTAG
- the LOC121431726 gene encoding delta(7)-sterol 5(6)-desaturase erg32-like isoform X5, with protein sequence MAILSNIASLLVKVRTVVIVGLGALLTAVLATGLRGDWLLIYVQVKGLWQGDTTWRPISTQHTSFDVDNSADHDFGSHRKYLKGLGYYLLQSFTGAFLIFYGVGGYLKWYYYIQRRERAADWKCQPDRFLKPEDDRLEFWLGSLNMAIGSLLSGFLVTYIMNGGETKLYYSIKDYGWVYFMASIPITYLYNEASFYYSHRLMHFPVFYRRYHKLHHRFKAPTPWSAAAMHPYEFIIFQFFLEIPIVLVPLHAGVFLFWLIYGYYYGILSHSGIDLHSMLPWQPSTMFHDDHHKYFHCNFGVNTMLFDKLHGTIRKDDRFYSETTFGGKGAPIKRTPDTGIKDLNNDK encoded by the exons ATGGCTATTCTCTCCAACATTGCCTCCCTACTGGTCAAAGTCAGAACAGTTGTTATCGTGGGACTTGGTGCTCTGTTAACAGCAGTACTTGCTACTGGATTACGAG GGGACTGGTTACTTATTTACGTCCAAGTGAAGGGACTTTGGCAGGGGGATACGACATGGAGACCAATCTCCACTCAACACACGTCCTTCGACGTCGACAACTCAGCCGATCATGATTTCGGAAGCCATCGGAAATACCTAAAG GGCTTAGGATATTACCTTCTTCAATCTTTTACTGGGGCTTTCCTCATCTTTTATGGAGTTGGTGGATACTTGAAATGGTACTACTACATACAACgccgtgagagggcagcagactggaaATGCCAACCGGATCGGTTTTTAAAACCGGAAGATGACCGGTTGGAATTTTGGTTGGGATCTCTGAACATGGCGATTGGGTCTCTTTTATCGG GATTCCTAGTGACGTACATTATGAACGGAGGGGAAACAAAACTCTATTACAGCATCAAAGACTACGGATGGGTCTACTTCATGGCCTCCATCCCAATCACCTACCTCTACAACGAAGCATCTTTTTACTATTCTCATCGTTTGATGCATTTCCCGGTCTTTTACCGTCGGTATCACAAGCTTCATCATCGTTTCAAAGCCCCAACTCCCTGGTCAGCCGCTGCCATGCATCCATATGAATTCATTATCTTCCAATTTTTCCTCGAGATACCGATCGTACTGGTCCCGTTACACGCAG GAGTTTTTCTGTTCTGGTTGATCTACGGATATTACTACGGCATCCTTTCACACTCAGGGATTGATCTGCATTCAATGCTACCATGGCAACCAAGCACTATGTTCCACGACGATCACCATAA GTACTTCCATTGTAATTTTGGCGTGAATACGATGCTCTTCGATAAGCTTCATGGGACGATCAGGAAAGACGACAGATTTTACTCAGAAACGACCTTCGGAGGGAAGGGCGCCCCCATCAAACGAACTCCAGATACAGGAATCAAGGATTTAAATAATGACAAGTAG
- the LOC121431726 gene encoding delta(7)-sterol 5(6)-desaturase erg32-like isoform X3 has translation MCVQDNSPETRSVMAILSNIASLLVKVRTVVIVGLGALLTAVLATGLRGDWLLIYVQVKGLWQGDTTWRPISTQHTSFDVDNSADHDFGSHRKYLKGLGYYLLQSFTGAFLIFYGVGGYLKWYYYIQRRERAADWKCQPDRFLKPEDDRLEFWLGSLNMAIGSLLSGFLVTYIMNGGETKLYYSIKDYGWVYFMASIPITYLYNEASFYYSHRLMHFPVFYRRYHKLHHRFKAPTPWSAAAMHPYEFIIFQFFLEIPIVLVPLHAGVFLFWLIYGYYYGILSHSGIDLHSMLPWQPSTMFHDDHHKYFHCNFGVNTMLFDKLHGTIRKDDRFYSETTFGGKGAPIKRTPDTGIKDLNNDK, from the exons ATGTGTGTGCAAGATAACAGCCCCGAGACAAG AAGTGTTATGGCTATTCTCTCCAACATTGCCTCCCTACTGGTCAAAGTCAGAACAGTTGTTATCGTGGGACTTGGTGCTCTGTTAACAGCAGTACTTGCTACTGGATTACGAG GGGACTGGTTACTTATTTACGTCCAAGTGAAGGGACTTTGGCAGGGGGATACGACATGGAGACCAATCTCCACTCAACACACGTCCTTCGACGTCGACAACTCAGCCGATCATGATTTCGGAAGCCATCGGAAATACCTAAAG GGCTTAGGATATTACCTTCTTCAATCTTTTACTGGGGCTTTCCTCATCTTTTATGGAGTTGGTGGATACTTGAAATGGTACTACTACATACAACgccgtgagagggcagcagactggaaATGCCAACCGGATCGGTTTTTAAAACCGGAAGATGACCGGTTGGAATTTTGGTTGGGATCTCTGAACATGGCGATTGGGTCTCTTTTATCGG GATTCCTAGTGACGTACATTATGAACGGAGGGGAAACAAAACTCTATTACAGCATCAAAGACTACGGATGGGTCTACTTCATGGCCTCCATCCCAATCACCTACCTCTACAACGAAGCATCTTTTTACTATTCTCATCGTTTGATGCATTTCCCGGTCTTTTACCGTCGGTATCACAAGCTTCATCATCGTTTCAAAGCCCCAACTCCCTGGTCAGCCGCTGCCATGCATCCATATGAATTCATTATCTTCCAATTTTTCCTCGAGATACCGATCGTACTGGTCCCGTTACACGCAG GAGTTTTTCTGTTCTGGTTGATCTACGGATATTACTACGGCATCCTTTCACACTCAGGGATTGATCTGCATTCAATGCTACCATGGCAACCAAGCACTATGTTCCACGACGATCACCATAA GTACTTCCATTGTAATTTTGGCGTGAATACGATGCTCTTCGATAAGCTTCATGGGACGATCAGGAAAGACGACAGATTTTACTCAGAAACGACCTTCGGAGGGAAGGGCGCCCCCATCAAACGAACTCCAGATACAGGAATCAAGGATTTAAATAATGACAAGTAG